From Acidobacteriota bacterium, a single genomic window includes:
- a CDS encoding DUF4198 domain-containing protein translates to MKKELLASALLLFLGPPLTAHDFWIQPQRFEIAPGNPIGLDLRVGDEAPGRSLAFDPQHAERFALVGPDGEQPVLGLAGRRPAGNGRIESPGLHAAVYRSRETPLELAADRFEAYLAEEGLDSVVAERQRRGETESAGRELFSRCAKALIRSARPGEAITPEAVEAALAPLGLELELVAERDPTRASTSELPLRALLRGEPLVGVRIEATALSGDGRVTAQRTDSEGRVHLPIDGRGQWLVTAVHMEPAPADSGHDWRSLWASLTFER, encoded by the coding sequence GTGAAGAAAGAGCTTCTCGCCAGTGCCCTGCTGTTGTTTCTCGGTCCGCCACTGACGGCCCACGACTTCTGGATCCAGCCGCAGCGCTTCGAGATCGCCCCGGGGAACCCGATCGGTCTCGACCTGCGGGTGGGGGACGAGGCGCCGGGTCGCTCCCTGGCCTTCGATCCTCAGCATGCCGAACGCTTCGCCCTCGTCGGGCCGGACGGCGAGCAGCCGGTGCTCGGTCTCGCCGGCCGGCGGCCGGCGGGCAACGGACGGATCGAGAGCCCGGGGCTCCATGCCGCCGTCTACCGCAGTCGGGAGACCCCTCTCGAGCTGGCGGCGGATCGCTTCGAGGCCTACCTCGCCGAAGAGGGGCTCGACTCGGTGGTGGCCGAACGGCAGCGTCGGGGAGAGACCGAGTCCGCGGGCCGGGAGCTCTTCTCACGCTGCGCCAAGGCCTTGATCCGGAGCGCCCGACCCGGCGAGGCGATCACTCCGGAAGCGGTCGAGGCCGCCCTCGCGCCGCTCGGCCTCGAGCTCGAGCTGGTGGCCGAGCGCGATCCGACGCGGGCCTCGACCAGCGAGCTGCCGCTGCGCGCCCTGCTGCGCGGCGAGCCGCTGGTGGGGGTTCGCATCGAAGCGACGGCGCTCTCCGGGGACGGCCGCGTCACCGCCCAGCGCACGGACTCCGAGGGGCGGGTCCACTTGCCCATCGACGGCCGCGGCCAATGGCTGGTGACGGCGGTCCACATGGAGCCGGCGCCGGCCGATTCGGGCCACGATTGGCGCAGCCTGTGGGCCTCCCTGACCTTCGAGCGGTAG